Genomic segment of Streptosporangium sp. NBC_01755:
ACAGCGGAAATCGTGGAGGGCGACGTCGTCGAGGTCCTCACCGCCGCAGACCCGCAACTCCCAGGACGTCTCCTATGGGTGACCGACACGCTGGGCGGCAGCGGCACCGAGCAATGGGAACGCGTTCTGACCGCTACCCAGGACATCACCCATCGGGAGGCGCTATGAGCGATTTCGACTTCACCGAGCTCGCCCGGCTGGAAGTTGTTCTCGATCAGGCCAGCGAACGGGCCGAACGTATGACCCGCCTCGCGGTCAAGAAGACCGGCCTCGACGTCGTGACCGGCGCACAGGCGCTGGTTCCAGTGGACACCGGCAACTTGAAGAACAGCATCGGCGTTGACTTCGACGCCGACGAACTGGGCTTCACCGCCGAGGCGACGGCGAACTACGCCGCGTATGTCGAGCTGGGCACCAGCCGGATGGCCCCTCAGCCTTATCTGGGGCCGGCGTTCGATCGGGCAACGGCGTCGTTCGTGAAGGCCATCGAGTCCATCGGTGGCCGGGTGCTGGAGTGAGCATCGCAGCGGTCAGGCCGCACACTGACGCCGTCGTGGTGCTGCTCGCCGCCGCTGGCGTGCTCGTGGGCCGCGGCAAGGTCCCGGCGGGCGGCGGCTGGGCAAGCAATCCCGGCACCTCGACGTTCACGGGCTACGCGGTCCTGTACCCGTTCGGCGGCACGGATGAGGCGACGTCGTTGGCGCAGACCCACGCCAGCCTCGATTTCCCTTTCCAGCTCACCTGTGTGGGTGCCACGCAGGATCAAGCCGCAGGTGTCATGGATGCGGCCAGGGCTGCTCTGATCGGCGTCACGCCGGCGGTCGTTGGCCGTACGGCTTACCCGGTGTATCCGGTGCCGCTCAGTCGCCCTATCACCCGTGATGACGCTGTAGCGCCGCCGGTCCATTACGGGACCTTGCAGTTCCACTTCAGGTCCGACCCGGCCTGACCGTCCCTTTCTGATTCAGCCCGCCATCGTGCGGGCTTTTTTCGTGCCCTGAGGAGAGCCCGTATGGCTACCTACTCTGCGCAGGCGATCACCGCTGACGGCCTTGTCGCCACCAGCCGGAACGCTGCCTCCGGAGACAAGATCACACCCGACAACAACCTGTTCATCAGGGCTACCAACGCCTCCGGTGCCGAGGTCGACCTCACCATCCCGGCGTACGGCAACACCCGGTACGGGGCCGCCAACGCGGCGAAGGTCATCACGATCGCCGCCGCCGCAACCAAGGTCATCCCGCTGGGCTACCCCGAGTACATCAACCCTGCTGACGGGCTCATCGCCCTGTCCTGGGAGTCGACTGCCTCGGTCACCTTCACGGTCGAGCGGCTCTGACATGGTGCCCCTCATCATCCGCGACCCGTACGGGCGCGAGTTCGAGATCGACCCCAGCGCTCGCCCGTTCTGGGAGCACCACGAGGGCCACCAGGTGATCGGCCCCGCCCCCTCCGCCGACGCCGCGCAGGATCCGCCCGCAGAAAGCGGGCCCGTTCCTGCGCAGTCCGTCGAGGTCATCCACCCCCAGCCGGTCGAACCCGGCGCCACCAAGCCCAGCAAGGCGGCTAAGTCCGCCGACAAGTAACCGCCCGGCGACCGCTGACACGGTCCCGGGCGCGGCCGATCTAACCAGGAGATCGACATGTCCCAGAGTATCTGCTCTGTTCCCGCATGCCCAGAACCGGCTAAGGCTCGTGACTGGTGTCAGACCCACTATCGGCGCTGGCAGAGGGCAGGTGATGTCGGTAAGGCCGAAACCGGTCCTCGTGTCCGTAAGCCCTGCGCCGTAGAGGAATGCGAGAGCCTGTCGCGCGCCAACGGCTTCTGCACCATGCACCTCAAACGGTGGAAGAAGACCGGCGACCCCGGCCCCGCCGGGACGATCCGGATCCGTCAAATCTGCGCGGTGCCGAAGTGCGAGCGGCCTGCGGTCGGTGGCGGCCACTGCCTCATGCACTACAAGCGGATCCGTCGCTCCGGCACTACTGAGGGCTTCACCCTTGAGCGCCGATTCTTCGACCACATCACGCACGAGGACAAGCGTGGCTGCTGGGCCTGGGACACCCTGCACCCAGAGTCCGGCTATGGCCAGTTCGGCGGAGGCAATGCTCACCGCTGGTCATATGAGTTCTTCGTCTGCGAGATCCCTGAGAGTCTCCAACTCGACCACCTGTGCCGGAATCGCGGCTGCGTGAATCCGTGGCATCTCGACCCGGTGCCGTTGGTGGTCAACGTCATGCGTGGCGTCGGACCAGGTGCGATCAACGCGCGGAAGACGCATTGCTTGCGAGGCCACGAGTTCACGGAAGGCAACACGTACCGCGCCCCTGGTAACCCGAGCACGCGTCATTGCCGCGCATGCATAGCTATCCGCGCTCGGCGTAGCTGCGCCAGGTAGCCGATAGCCGCCACTCGGCGGCTTCTCTCTCCAGGACCAGGCCCTTGCCGTGGGGTCCTGACTTTTTCCCACCCAGTCCTGAACCAGCGCTGCCTATGCATGCGCTCCATAGTTGAAAGGAAGCGCAAAGTGAAAAGGCTTTCTGACGGAAACACCAAGGCCACCTTCGCGCCGGCTGTGGCCAGCCTGTCCGCGCCGACCGTGGCGGAGCTGACGGCGGTCGGCATCGTCGCCTGCGAGGAGCACATCACCGCTGACGGCCTGAACATCGGCATCGAGCAGGGTGCGGTCACCGGCGACACCCTCGCCTCCACGCAGACGTTCGAAGGGCCGGGCCGCACCAAGGCCGGGATCGAGCTGACGTTCTTCCGTGACACCGAGACCAGTGGCGACCGCATGTGGTCGGTCATGACCAACGGCACGCAGGGCTACTTCGTGGTCCGTCGTGGCGTTGCCTATGACACCCCGTACGCCGCCGGGCAGAAAATCGCGATCTACACGGTGACGTGTGGCGAGCCGTCCGAGCTGGCGCCGGAGGCGGAAGCCTACGACAAGGCCACGGTCAAGCTGTTCCCGTCCGGCCGGTACCTGCGAGAGGCGACGGTGGCGGCCTGATGGCGACCAAGACATCCGCAATCGCGGACATCATCGGGTCGATCAAGAGGCCCGAGAAGACCGTCCCCATCTGCCTCGCAGGTGACTTGCAGGCCGAGTTCGAGTCTCTGGAGCGAGACCTCGCAATCGCTAGGGAGAAGCCCGCCGACGCTGGAACCCTGGCCGGCGGTTCGGACCCGATGGCGACTGCGATTGCCCAGCAGATTCAGGAGCTGCGGGCGAAGATGCGGGAGCACACCGCCGTGTTCCGCTTTCAGGGCCTGTCGTCCAAGGTGTACTCAGACCTGGTTGCCCAGCACCCGCCGAAGGAAGAGAGCAAGCGCGGCGACGTCGACTGGGACAGTTTCTCTGTCGCCCTGGTGGCGACATGCGCGGTCGAGCCGAAGATGAGCGTGGAAGAGGCCGGGCAGCTCGCTGACGCGCTCACACAGGCACAGTGGGACGCCCTGTTCACCGCCGCGTTCGAGGTGAACAAGGCGGACATCGACGTCCCTTTCTCGTTCGCCGCATCCGCAGTTCTCAGCGGCTCCAAGAAGAACTCTCGGTAGCTCACGTCATGGGGGTGCCCCGGTCGAAACTCCTCGGCCGGGTACCCGCCATGACGACGATCTACCATCGGGGCGAGCAGGAACGAGTCACCCACTCCGAAACCATGTCGGAACCGGAGTGGACTGACGAGGACGTCGCCTGGCACATGGCTTACCTGCGGTGGAAAGCCGACCAGTGCCACAACTGCGGACTGCAGCTTTCAGAGACAACAGAGATGCGCGACGGGGAACCGGTCCGCTCGTACATCGTGCCGAACCCCTCCCGCTGCCATGCATGCACGGCGCTGGCGCGGGCGCAGGAAAAACACTCCAAGTACAAGACGGAGCACCCGCAAGCGTTGTTCTGGTTCGCGGTCGAGGACGACTAGCGGGTCAGTTGATTGCTCCGGTTAATGCTCCGCCGACCAGGCTGATGAGCACGATGACCCCAACCACGATCAGGAGCGGCAGGAGCACGTTCTTGAACGTCTTACGGAAGCCGGTCGCCCACTCGTCGAAATCGCGCGGGTCGTCCGGTCCGCCTTCCATGTCTTCAACTCTGCGGAACACGGTCACCCCTTCCGGGTGGAGCGGATGGCCAGCCGGATGACCAGGTAAAGCAGGCCAAAGAAGATCAATAGGCCGAGGCCGATGACGCCAAGCTCATTGGGGCCGATGTTGCTCACGCGGGGTCTCCTCGCGTTGTCGATGAATCCCCCGATCCGCTCGCGATGATGACAGCCCCCAACGGGCCGTGCCGCCATAACCACTTAAATCGTGACCTGACGGGTGGTGAGTGCGTTGGCCGACCGGTCAGTAAGCATTAACTTGCGGGCTCGCGTCGCGGGTTTTGTCGCCGGGATGGAGCAGGCGAAGAGGGAGACGACCGACCTCGGCCGGAAGATGACCGAGACCGGTGCGAGCGCGGACCGGATGCGTAGGCGCCTGGAAGCAGCGACCAAGGCGCTCCCGAAGATCGAGATCGACGCGGACAGTTCGCCCGCTGAGATCAAGTTTGCAGAGCTCCGCAAGCAGCTGGAATCGCTCGCCGACAAAAAGGTCGGCATCGATATCAATGCTGATGCCGCTCGGGCTGAGCTGGCGCAGATCGAGCGGGAGCTGGAGCAGCTTCAGCGCAACGAAGCCAACATCAACGTGCGGGCGGACATCGGCACTGCCCTGGCTGAGCTGCGGGCGATCGACGGCGAGGTGTCCAAGGTCGACGGACGTACGGCCAGTGTGAATGTCAACGCTGACGTCGGCGGGGCGCTCGCCGGGATCGCAATGGTTGGCGCGGCTCTGGCGGCTCTGCCCGCAGTGACGACGGTCGCCGTAGGCGTGACCGCGCTCGGGTCGGCGTTCGCCGCTGCGGGTCTTGGGGCTGCTGGCTTCGCCGCGGTGGCGGTGCCCAGCTTGACCCGGATCAATGACGCGTTGAAGGCGCAGGAGACGGCCGCGAAGGGTGCGGGCGGGGCGACGGGCGGGGCTGGCCAGTCCGCTGCTCAGGCGGCGATTCAGGCTCTTCAGTTGGAGCAGGCCGAGAAGCGGCTCGCGGACGCCCAGAAAGACGAGCGTCAGGCGCAGGAGGACCTGACTCGTGCCCGGGAGGCCGGTAGGCGCGCGCTCGAAGACATGAACTTCTCCCTTGAGCGCAGCATCCTCAGCCAGAAGGACGCGTCGCTCGCGGTCCGTGAAGCCGAGGCTCGACTGGCCGAGTTGCAGGCCGACCCAGACGCGTCCGCCCTTGACGTCGAGCGCGCGATGCTCAGCGTTGAGCAGGCGCATCAGCGGGCCCGTGAGCAGGAGGTCAAGACCCAGCGGGCCAAGAAGGACACCACGGCGGCGAACAAGGCCGGCGTCCAAGGGACGAAGGAATACCAGCGCGGCCTGGACGACCTGGAGCAGGCGCAAGACAAGGTTGCCCAAGCGGAGATGCAGCTCAAGCAGCTGCATCTGCAGCAGAAGGCTGCCATGTCGTCTGCTGGTGGCGGCGGTGGTGCGGGTGGCCTCACTGACGCGTTCGCCAAGCTCAGCAAGCAGGAGAAGGTGCTCGCGGAGGACATCAAGCACTTCAAGGACGCTTACCTGGACTGGCAGCGCAGCGTTCAGCCGGACGTGCTGCCGGTCATCTCCCAGGGGCTTGGCCTCATGGAGAAGACTCTGCCGAAGTTGACGCCGCTGGTGAAGAGCGCTTCGGGGGCGTTTTCGATCCTGCTGGACGATGCCGAGAAAGCCCTTGCGGGCGATTTCTGGAACACGTTCCTGTTCAACGTCAACACCTACATGCCCGAGGCGATCATCGGGCTTGGCCGGTCCTTCGGCAACATCGTCACTGGCATCGCCGGGATCATGGATGCTTTCCTGCCGTTCACGCCCACGATCGTCGGCGGGGTCGAGGGCGCGACGAAGGCATTCTCCGAGTGGGGGCAGCAGCTCAAGGACTCACCCGAGTTTGCCGAGTTCATCGCCTTCGTCAAGGAGAACGCACCCAAAGTCTGGGAGCTGATCAAGAACATTGCTTCGGCTGGCAAGAACATTGTCGAAGCCCTGGCACCGCTGGGTGTCGGATCCCTGGCCGGACTTAACCTTCTCGCTGAGATCGTCGCCGGGATGGATCCTGAGCACATCCAGGCCATCGCTCTCGGCCTGATCGCGATCAAGACCGCACATGCCGGACTCAGCGCTGTCTCTCACTGGAAGAACCTCGCCGAGAACGTCGGCCTGGTCGGGAATGCCGCAACCGGCGCCAAGGGCAAAGTCGCCAGCCTGGTCAAGGTTGCGGCCGGTGTCGGTGTAGCTCTTGGTGCTCTCGCCGGTGCGGATGCCCTAGCGCGGGACCTGTCTGGAGCTGACGTCGAGGTGGACAAGCTCGTCGACGACTTGGACAAGCTCGGCAAGACCGGTGCGTTCAGCGGCGATCTACTCAACCAGTGGCAGGGAGTTTTTGACGGCGCCGAGGATGCTCCGAGGAAACTTGCCGACGCGATCCGGGAGATCAACGACCCGACGATTTGGGAGTGGACCGTCGCTCATCCGATCGACTGGATGGCCGACCAACTGCCCTTCATGAGTGGCAACTTCCAGATGATGTCCGAGCGGGTCGGCCTTGTAGACCAAGCGCTCGCGCAGATGGTCAGCGGAGGCAACGCAGCCGGGGCGCAGGCCGCCTTCCAGCGGATCGCTGAAGAAGCAGGTAAGTCAGGAACAAAGGTCGACGATCTCAAGAAGCTCTTCCCTGAGTACGCCAGTGCTGTCGCAGGCGCCAAGCAGCCGACGACAGATACGGCTACCGCGATCGATCAGGCCAAACAGAAGATGGATGGCCTGCAGAGCTCCCTCGACACGTTCGCCGGCCGAACCGATGCACTGCAGGCCATCCGGAACATGGAGACCGCTTACAAGGACGCGGCGACGGCGATCGAGGCGAGCAATGGCAAGCTGGACTTCAACGCGCAGATGACTGACAAGCAACGCGATGCTGTGATTTTGGCGCGTGAGGCATTCGGCGGCTACCTGGAGAAGGTTGATACTGGAGCGCAGGCGCAGGAGAAGCTCACCGGCCGCACTGGAGACGCCACGATCAAGGTGGCTGAGCAACTCCCGAAGCTCATGGAACTGGCCGGCAAGTCCTCAGAGGCCAAAGAGCAGGTGTACGCGCTGGCCGAGAAGTTTGGCATCTCCCGGGAGATGGCGGACAAAGCGGCTACCGGCTCGAAGAACTTCAAGGATGAGCTGGCCAAGCTCAAGGACAAGCAAGTCAAGATCGAACTGGATACCAAGGCTGCGCTGGACAAGGCGTACGCCTTCGCGAAGCAACTCCTCGGCATCAAGCTGGAACTTCCCATCGGCATTAGGGCGCCGGCAGCGCCGAGGGCGTACGGCGGTATCTACAACACTGACGGCCGCCAGTACATGGCCTCAGGCGGCATTCGGTCTCTGGGGTCGAATCCCGCAGCGATGATCGCCAGTTCCCCGTACATGATTTCCGGCCGGTCTGGGCCTGACGTCGTGTTCGGCGAGGCCGGCATGGAGGCATATATTCCGCTGTCCTCTGGGAAGCGTGACCGTGGCCTGCAGATCCTGCAGGAGGCTGCGGGCATCATGGGGATGGCCGTGGTGCCCGAGCACATCGGCGTCAACACGGCTGGCGGGTCTACGACGGGCGGCGGAGGCGTACCCATGCCGGGGGCGGCGTCGGTCACGGTCACTGGTATCGACGCTCTGCGGTCCAGCCTGGATATGACGGCGCTTGGCCTGACCGGCTCTCTCGGCGCGGCCACGTCCACGCTGGATGCGGCGCTCGGTGAGGCGGGCACGCTGACGGGTGCGGTCGATGGTCTCGGTGAGGCGGCGATCGGCTGGGGTGAGGTCATCGCCGTGCAGGTGCCTCCACTGACGGATGCGGTGACCTTGCTGGGTGAGGCGATCTCCGCCGCAGCATCCGCCGCCGACGCCAAGGGTGATGCCGGGTCCAAGGGCGACGAGCGCAGCCCCCGCGGTGGGAGCTCATCCAAGGGGTCGACCGGATCCAAGGGCGATGAGCGCTCGCCCCGCGGCGGGACGGCGCTGTCTGCGGTCAGGAGCACGCAAGCGTTGAAGCAGCCGCCGCCGACTGAGATCAAGGGGGCAGCCAGGGGTACGGCTGGTGTGGCGTTGCCGGGCGGCTCCACGAACTGGAGTCGCGTGTCCAGGCCAGTGCAGTCGTCGTCGTGGGCTCCGTCTGGCCCCAGCCAAGCGCCTGCCGCCCAGCCCGGTTCGGGCGGTTCGTCTGGCGGTGCGTCCGGTGGTGGCCCGCTGGTCGCGCTCAACGGCATGACGGTTCGCTCCGAAGCCGACATTGATCAGTTCGCGGCTCAGGTCGCGATGCGTATTTCAGGGCGCGGCTAACCGCCCCTTCACGAGCAGGAGGGGCGGTTTCGCCATGCCTTGGGATCCCGATGTCGATGGCCCGTTCGGGGCGTGGCTACGCGGCGGTGCTCCGCTCGGCGAGGGCCACACCGCGGACGTGGTTGTGGGTGATCGCACGTGGGTGACCCGCGACCAGGTGGTGGAGGGCCGAACCGAGGACGGCACCCGCTGGCAGCGGCGTCGTGACCAGCTCGGCAACGACGTCATCCGTGAAACCGCCCGCGGGCGTGAACGCCAGCACGTCAACATCAACTTGCCTTAGGAGACGCTGTGGCGCTCACGCGTGATGCCGTGTTCGTGGACCCTCAGGTCCAGCTGCACAACGGCAACCTCACCCTCGACCTGGGAGACACCACCCCGGGAGTGTTCGTGGGGGCTTTGTGGACAGGGTCGGTGACCCCGAACTTTTCCCAGACCTCCCCGGCCTATGGGGCGGCTCCATGGGACGCCGGGGAGTCCTCTGGGCCTGGCTACTCGGCGGGCGGCCAGGCCATCGAGGTGGTGTCGTTCGCCGAGCTGGTGAGCACGCCCGGCAAGTCGGGGTGGCTGATCAACCCGCTGGAGTGGACGGAAACCACCCTCACCGCTGAAGGGCTGCTGATCTACCGGGCCAGCGACGATCTGGCTCTGCTACTGCGTTACTTCGGCCAGCAGTACACCACCGCCGACGGAGTATTTTCAATCACTCCACATACGGATGGGATTTGGCGTCGAGCCCACCTGGGGCAGGTCGCCTAGTGACATACGGAAGGCCCGGAGGGATGTCCTCCGGGCCTTTGCATGCACCCCTCTTTTCGTCTTTTCGACCCCGCCAGCGTGCGGGGTTTTCGCATGTAAGGGGGCCGATTGTGGCCAAGGCTGGATACAGCGTCGTTACCGGCGCCGCCGTTTCTCTCGTCGCGAGTACCGCTAAGAGCGTGCTCGGCATCAAGTCAGGGGAGGCGTTCGGCCTCGACCTGAAGAAGGTGTGGTGGGGGTTCACCGGTGTGGATGCCACGGACGCCTCCGTCGTCTGCGAGCTGTGCTACTGCACGTGGGCCACCAACGCGCCCGGCACCAACTCCACCTCCGTGACCCCAGCTCAGGTGTACGGGCGAACCAT
This window contains:
- a CDS encoding phage tail tube protein, whose protein sequence is MKRLSDGNTKATFAPAVASLSAPTVAELTAVGIVACEEHITADGLNIGIEQGAVTGDTLASTQTFEGPGRTKAGIELTFFRDTETSGDRMWSVMTNGTQGYFVVRRGVAYDTPYAAGQKIAIYTVTCGEPSELAPEAEAYDKATVKLFPSGRYLREATVAA
- a CDS encoding HK97-gp10 family putative phage morphogenesis protein, coding for MSDFDFTELARLEVVLDQASERAERMTRLAVKKTGLDVVTGAQALVPVDTGNLKNSIGVDFDADELGFTAEATANYAAYVELGTSRMAPQPYLGPAFDRATASFVKAIESIGGRVLE